A segment of the Lycium ferocissimum isolate CSIRO_LF1 chromosome 5, AGI_CSIRO_Lferr_CH_V1, whole genome shotgun sequence genome:
AACAAGTGTGGGTGATATATGACTCTCGCAAACTTCAAGCCTACAAATGTCTAAAGTTAAAACGTTAGAGGATAATTATGTATCCTTCAATAGCTTTATGGTTTGATCGCCGAATAACATAGAATTCGAGGGTCTTGTACGCACTTGACCGAAACTGTTAGCAACGATTATTGTCGAGAAAACGATCAAAATGGTCCATAATGTATGGGGGTTAAACTATTTTAGTCTTTCATATGTACTACGTAATCAGAATGGTTCTTAATGTATTGAAAAAGTAATCATTTTAGTCCTTCATATATACCATGTAACTGAAATAGTTCTCAATGTatgaaaaacttgatttttttagTTCTAAACCTTCAAAGTAACGATGCAAGTAAAAAATCTATTAAGTTCAACCAATAACTCATTTAAgttgtataaaaatataaaatgggAGTGAAACCTTTCGGTCGTGATGAGAAGAAAGGTCAACTTTTGCTACAGTTAATGTAAACTCTTCGATCAATAATCAACATATGTTTTTGCCTTTGAATTTGTAACCCAACAGTGTCTCCGCtgtaaaaaagaaaactatgttataaagaaagtaagaaaaatgtatattccATTGTTGCAGGTGCATACGGTTGTGGGGGAGGGAAGTAGGGGTGCTCATCTGTCGGTTCGATTTTATATATTATCGATTCTGTTTATCAGTTATTGGTTTGTAAACATACTAAACCGataagaaatcaataaaataattgttattattttttagttaaTCCATTGACGGTCCTTAACGGTTCGGTTTTCAGTTTAACCAATAAAAAAATGTTTCTCTAAATTTtgtttgttcatatatacaatTTTCACAAAGTATATACGTCTCACAAAAGAATAGGCAGAATGTGCTcacaaagaaaatcatgcatcaAAACTTCAACAGTAAACCATACGAACAAAGATATATACTTTAAACAAGGACTAGTTTCACGAGGCTCGGGCTTAATTCAAGTTATAAaagtaaacataaatataaTCTATGctagtaataattaaattttaaatatgtatatttttaatatataaaagcaaaactttcatttgGCTCCTATAATAGACTAATAcctttcattttgatgaaattatttacttcaaatcagaTGCAAAGTAAGATTTGGAGTTTATGAGATCTGAATcttaatttttaaagttatttagttctataactaataatctatacatatttaatgaacttttaagacaaattcAGAATTTAAACCAAAGCACTACTGAGTCTGATCAAATTGGTTAGCCGAAAGTCTAACTCCGCCctacttcaaactcattttgtgtttaaaagattaattttagttaaccaaacaagagattttaaagataGTGAGATCTTGACTGATAACATTGtcttcatttccaacactatatgacatcatttaattatttttaaaactatatgaaaatcaTTTTAATACAAATCTTTGTATACACGTATGAGCtcattaaagtataaatataaagtaaaagaaaagttacatataaaaatctataataagcAACAAACGAAAAAAGAGATCACACGAGAGCAACAAGAAGCAAGAGTATCTAGGAGAGAAATGACTGTTTTTTAGGTTAATAGATAAGATTAATAGAAGAAAGCAACAGGGAAAACAGAGTGCAGCGGATGGGGCAGCTCTTCCCTTAACCAGGAGTCTCGGGTTCGAGCCTTGGAATGAAAAAATCCTTAGTAGGGAGCGTTTCCTCCGATTGGGCCCAACGCGACGCAGATCCGGATTAGTTGAGCTCCAATGCGAGTATTAAATACTTgagagaaaaccaaaaaaaggtAAATAAGGTAGCAGGTTCTAcgacttttgaaaagtagaccaTAAGAGCAAAAagtaaatttgactttaaaaaataaggtcaagacctagaagtaattaattgaagAGCTTGACATTTTATTGAAAACTTTTGTAAGGACTGCAAAAGTCCTTTGGTTgtctcttatatatagtagtaaaatgAAACATATGCCAAACCATCTAAAACAAAACatataaataaagaattttATGGATTTAGATTAAATAAAGCATCTAAGAAACTTCAATGGGAGAGGCGAATAAAAATGGATCCCACCAAAGTCACTATTTTCGGTTCGGTTAAACTGTTTTTTTGCACACCCCTAGAAGGAAGTATAGTTTTTGCTTCCCTCACTTGAGTAGCTGGTCAAACTTAATAGATTAATTGACTTAGAGCATTAATTTCAAGGTTTAGGAATAAAATATCATATGTTTTGTACATTAAAGACTAATTCGGTTATGTGGTATATATAAAGGAAACTAAAagagataagggtcaaaaacacaccctaactatcacttttttttgagtttcatacctaaactatcataaggttgagaaaacttcataaactatcactatctagtttGCAAAATATACCTGAACTAAATGTGTGAATTCACTCTCCAAAAGGCAAGTGAagctgaattttttttaaaaatttgtccaCATGGCATAAGTAATGCTATGGTGGTACCgacatggaaattaaaaaataaattaatatttttataaaaattaaaaaaaaatctgaaaaaaatagtttttgtaaaaaaatatcaaaaaatttagaaaatcagaaaaaaaaaggtttaaaaaaatggaaaagttgattttttttttaatgtgaaaactaaaaaaaaaaaaatccattttttaagctatcttttattttctataatttttgatatttttttaaaaaaattactccctctgtttcaatttatgtgaacctatttgactgggcatgacatttaagaaagagtgaagacttttgaaacttgtagttcaaaataagtcttgaatatttgtatggctgtaaatcatttcataaagtgaatttgtttccaaattaggaaagaggtcattcattttggcacggactaaaaaggaaataggttcacataaattgaaacagagggagtattatttttcagtttgtttttttaatttttttttttttaatccatgtaggtgccattgtgacattatttatccacgtggacaacacttggcaacatttttatataaaatggagagtgtagatgttacacctcggacatttcatatcgttgtgttgactaagttcgtcgaaggaagtaaagTATAAGCCGTGGTTGGGAAGGTTTTTGCACTTATCGAGTTAATGattgtttagtaatgtcttgggaaggagttatagggctccttagatggttaatgaagtgttaaacatgTGCCAAGAAGactccataaggatttgagatcaaacgaaaaCAGTTTTGGAAAagggagttatacgaccacttatacggtccgtatagctttatacggtccgtataatggtccataTAACAGTTACAGTGAAGGGTCATCATTGGtgatattatacggtcacttatgcgggcctagaatattccacacaccatatcaacacaaattcaagagaaatcaaagattaaacaccaagacccaagagaatcaagtgtagataagcttactagggtttgtggaagtCAAGATtccctttggtattgaagttggggtttttctcaagtgaagtatcctCATTCAAAGTTCATTCCtatatgatcaaaggtgagttttacatccattccatgttattaagagtaattgagtggttgaatgacttggatgagagaagaaagtagagtatgagctcaaatatggaaataatgatattttgggtagtaagttaacttgaatcatgattcttagtatgctatgagtataatattgttataaatgatgccaaggatgttgaggaagtattatatgtaaatgaatatagtGTTGTGTTAAAATTATGGTTATGAGTGATTTTGAAAAGGGGTTTTGgggattgaataatgtttaacttgaagaagtctattgattatgatattatgggtgttgctatggatgtttgggagttgtttattaaatggagaaagttgtcgaaacaaaggaaatgctgcccaattttcgttagctcttagttgctttagttTAGCCTTAAGTACGTTTCCAATGGCCTAATCAtggtacgaattctcttgaatgtagagttgtgagcttggaagaagaacgtttagtcgttatgaagacgcaaaggtatgttaaggctatgccctttccttcaaaggcatgactcatATATTACGATTTcctttcaatatttccatgaccttcttacgtCTCAatagatgaaagttaaagattcttaagagcttcttatgagaaatagataagatgtgttctatgataatgatgatgatgatgattttacttctagagattccaaagcttatgaattgctgctattatgagcttaatgatcttatttcataatttccttgatgttatgcattgttggccatctcacttcatgatattagttccttcaaggtgagacctagCAATGAtgtttgatccataatataatcggaggtcaccgaccttacgttcctccgatagagttatagcttttatttgagctctcatgcatgcttgatgTTAGGTATATGTGAGaatacaccgtgcctagttggccgggcagacaccactacgtgatggaatacaggcatacgcagcggaagcaaatagttaggatcgaacttgcatgtaatatagacaacacataatcaaaagattttaatcaaacataaaatcgaTACTTATCTCTTGGAGCGTGACCGCTGCTGCAAATCGAACCTTCAAGCACGAGCAAAAGCTGTCCACATGTTCATCCTTCAGTTCCACAGTCTTCTGCTGTGTAACCCGAATAATACCAGAATTTGTGAAATTCGTGTGGGcgaatttctatggaaaaaGAGTAGAAACTTGTAAAACCCTTAGCCTCCTTATCGAATAAGACCCCTCTTTTATAACTACAGGTTTAAGGGTTTTCATCCTTTTCCAAAACCTGTTGggtctttattttccaccaagaaataatatttcatttaattctttattattcgggcacagcagggaccacaaaatttaattaacgaggcttactattatggaattaattcgaAATATCTGAATTAATCTTACCgtaataaattacgaattattccactaaaaaatcgtAATCGCACTCTCGATTCAATTTCGAAATCTTTtattaaatcttatttaactcctcatgttaagattacagataccaatcaattaaattaaattaccgacaatttaattcattgactaattgagTCCTTTATATTTCCActtaacttatatcatgtgacggatacaaaatccacccgtggttttcacatgagacttataagcatccataaagggtatcatcaatctcaaagtcgagacatggattctatcaactaattattacttcacaaatgtaatttgccatTATCCGATTTACCTGGAATACATAGAtccgcaattgagtcgtaccttttaataaatcaaaataatgaacaaatcacattgatcataataattatatcaagattaagagtataagtacatttaatgaactagagaatttgttttatatattcagtacaaaaaacacttatctctacttggtccgttcaatacatacaaaatgtactagcacaagaagacgAAACTATCTTTGTTCCCATAAtaaagatacattatattaatcttgggctacaatcataccgatggctttgtccaattCCATCTTAaattgtgaacataaattttatacttataagaaccgacgatttaatctttcgtgtataagctaaactctatacactaaatcatctactatataagtaaaggacacacatactagtacatgatctatttaattctttattaaacaatgaataaataattgttctataataaatactatatccaagCACAtagttaatagtatatatatcccaacactatgatgggcgtagtgggcagctatgatgatgatgattacaccgtgcctaattggccgggcagacaccactacacCGGGTGTAGTGGGCGgctatgatgattacaccggACCTAGTTGGTCGGGCAGTCATcactagtgggtggcgtgagatgattaccccggacgcgggctaatgatgatacaTGACTCATGCAGCTTACttatgcatttgtatatatgaaatgatattGTTTATATATGAAAGttgcatgcatgattccgccttaaaaAGTAATCAGTTACATGTTATCTCGGCATTttatgctctcttatttccttactatgttgttatacatgccttacatactcagtacattattcgtgcgcgCGTCCTTTTTTTTATggactgcgttcatgcccgcagtgaaCGGGGGAGACGGCACGGACGCAGGAGCTTTATTCGGCGGTTgcggagcactccactactccggagttgccgtttattggtatattcttttgtgtacatatttggggcatgacggggtcctgtcccgtctttgtGATttcagtattctagtagaggctcgtagatacatacgtGTGGGTAGTAGGTGTTATGCGATCTCTTAGTGTCTATGTTgtgtatcattttgtagcctcgtgggcttgtaCATACATGTTTATTTTGAAAGAGTAATTGAAGATCATTTCATGAAAAGCTTGTGTTGGAAATGGTGTATGTTCAGGTTATGTTTGAGGATAAGTCTGACAGGTGGTGCTCGGTATGTTAGCTCCGGGTATCTGTCATGGTCCTCTAGCTGGGTCGTGATTATAGATCACATgccattcaagaataatttgagATGCGTTTTACAAAttagatagtgatagtttaggtaattttctcaacatttcggtatgaaactaaaaaatcagtcatagttgaggtgtgttttcgGCCCTTCATCTCAAACTAAAATGATCACTTTTTCAATGTATCGAGGATCATTTCGATTAGGCGGTATATATAGTCCAAACACTCTTCCGTCCGGGACTACTTTGGTCGTTTTCTCGCAACGCTTGATCCAGCGTAGTCCAAACAGAGGGAAAGCAGAAATCTTCATTTCTAGGGTTAGGGTTTGAGATCTGAGCGAAAATCTCAGGGGAGGGATGGCGATGAGAAACTTCTACAACGAGATAAAGGGCATGAGAGTGAAGGAGGTTGGGAATTACCTGAAGCCGATGATGTCTGTTGGTTACGCGAAGAGTGCTGTGAAGAGGGGATTGGATAATTACCATGCCAAATACATCCAAACCAGTTCTGTTGATCCAGTCTACCATGTCTGCTTCGGAGGCATGGCTTTCTCCTACCTCGTTGCCCTTCCTGAAGAGCGTCGCCACCTTGAACACAAACAACACGCCAAACACTGATCCTCCTTAGGTATCTTCTTACCTTTAGTCAATTTAGCTATTTATCATTTGGGGATCTCTCCTGTTTTCGGATGAAGTAGCGCCTTAATACAATTTTGATTGAA
Coding sequences within it:
- the LOC132055237 gene encoding uncharacterized protein LOC132055237 → MAMRNFYNEIKGMRVKEVGNYLKPMMSVGYAKSAVKRGLDNYHAKYIQTSSVDPVYHVCFGGMAFSYLVALPEERRHLEHKQHAKH